In Nicotiana tabacum cultivar K326 chromosome 17, ASM71507v2, whole genome shotgun sequence, one DNA window encodes the following:
- the LOC107777838 gene encoding uncharacterized protein LOC107777838, which translates to MALQHSTSTAFVFHLLNFEMLVITNKDFVGVKYSFILNQRLRVGALGITFVRERFTPDMIERERPGLAIWDRVNKKNTNVVCKFCNKITTGEIYRFKFHLIGGDRNVTSCPKCPPEVRNEIKNFVEKKEQNNQMSHQPLVTNLHDDDDDIEELSLPTKRRRDAISSSHGSTGTSRTKGPIDCYFPKKPEGKSGGKDVQKIAKDILRDRAVRAFARWVYDAGLPFNCVNYTDTFGDFIEVVGQYGPGMKPPTYHEIRGPYLIKEVEETNKIVEEYKVAWNKYGCSIMMDKWTARTEKIIINVLVNSPKGSLFLESIDARDSSTDHIKMFTLFQNTITKIGPSKVVQVVTDNASENVKASGMVEGAYKNVYWTPCAAHCINLIFGDIFKEKPFSTVFGQGVRVHSYISQRPLLLNMMRRFTRQKKLVKSGKTRFATTFLTLHSIHLQKANLRKLFTSEEWSKSKFAMESAGKDVARIILSYYFGNNVLHALKIGGPLVKILCLVDGEQKPPMGYLYEAMDRAKEAIQASFTDEQKYAKVFQIIDARWSEQLHRPLHAAGLILNPSLFYDQHENNSLARELWTGFHEVVIKLTPNEYLQEKIVDQLAIYKAAEGLFKL; encoded by the coding sequence ATCGAAAGAGAAAGACCCGGCTTGGCGATATGGGATAGAGTTAATAAGAAGAATACAAATGTTGTATGCAAGTTTTGTAACAAGATTACAACGGGTGAAATTTATCGCTTTAAATTCCATCTTATTGGTGGAGATAGAAACGTCACAAGTTGTCCGAAATGCCCACCGGAGGTGAGGAATGAAATAAAGAATTTTGTTGAGAAGAAGGAGCAAAATAATCAAATGAGTCATCAACCATTGGTAACCAATCttcatgatgatgatgatgatattgaagAATTGTCACTTCCAACAAAACGGAGAAGAGATGCAATCTCTTCAAGCCATGGATCGACGGGTACGAGTAGGACTAAAGGTCCTATAGATTGCTATTTCCCAAAGAAGCCGGAAGGAAAGAGCGGTGGAAAAGATGTACAAAAAATTGCTAAGGACATTTTGAGGGATCGTGCAGTTAGAGCTTTTGCACGATGGGTCTATGATGCTGGGCTCCCCTTCAATTGTGTCAACTATACTGACACTTTTGGAGACTTTATTGAGGTCGTTGGTCAATACGGACCTGGAATGAAGCCTCCCACTTATCATGAAATCAGAGGTCCTTATCTAATTAAGGAGGTGGAGGAGACTAATAAAATTGTGGAGGAATATAAAGTTGCGTGGAACAAGTATGGCTGCTCCATTATGATGGATAAGTGGACGGCAAGAactgaaaaaataattattaatgtGTTGGTGAATTCTCCCAAGGGAAGTTTGTTTCTTGAGTCCATTGATGCTAGGGACTCATCCACTGACCACATCAAAATGTTCACCTTGTTTCAGAACACCATTACAAAGATTGGCCCAAGCAAAGTTGTTCAAGTGGTCACTGATAATGCGAGTGAAAATGTGAAAGCGAGTGGCATGGTGGAAGGAGCGTACAAGAATGTCTATTGGACTCCATGTGCGGCTCATTGTATCAACTTAATATTCGGGgacattttcaaggaaaaaccctTCTCTACAGTTTTTGGCCAGGGCGTTAGGGTACATTCTTATATTTCTCAGCGGCCCTTGTTATTGAATATGATGAGAAGATTCACCAGACAAAAAAAATTGGTGAAATCGGGCAAGACAAGGTTCGCCACTACTTTCTTGACTTTGCATAGTATCCACTTGCAAAAAGCCAATTTGAGAAAGTTGTTCACTTCAGAAGAATGGAGCAAAAGTAAATTTGCAATGGAAAGTGCGGGGAAAGATGTTGCACGCATTATTCTTTCTTATTATTTTGGGAATAATGTCCTTCATGCTCTTAAAATTGGTGGCCCTTTGGTTAAAATACTCTGTTTGGTGGACGGGGAGCAAAAACCACCAATGGGCTACCTCTATGAAGCTATGGATAGGGCCAAGGAGGCTATTCAAGCATCATTCACTGATGAGCAGAAATATGCAAAGGTCTTTCAGATCATTGATGCAAGATGGAGTGAGCAACTTCATAGACCTTTGCATGCTGCTGGACTTATTCTAAACCCGTCACTCTTTTATGATCAGCATGAAAATAATTCATTGGCTAGAGAACTGTGGACAGGATTCCATGAGGTTGTTATCAAGTTGACCCCAAATGAATACTTGCAAGAAAAGATAGTAGATCAGCTTGCTATTTACAAGGCAGCTGAAGGACTTTTTAAGCTCTGA
- the LOC107777833 gene encoding protein NRT1/ PTR FAMILY 5.8-like, translated as MAGGQSRTSLNKPCILLIVIAGMERFAFKGVASNLVTYLTDVAKMSNSAAAKKVNNWCGITSMLPLLVAPLADSYLDRYTTVLASSSLYVAGLLALTSLALQWPWTNSADKSGFTSSFSWSLNLISLGQAGYNPSLQAFGADQFDDDEELPSSKNDQSSKKKSSFFQWWYFGICCGSLLGVSIMSYIQDTLGWGLGFAIPSIAMAISVIVFRFGNRFYTHKDGEIIHIKSLGDHIVKAIKAATSRLTCGEIAVPTYTNKSNVSEIELEDRPLCQQDSGSKDGADKKSENGINFVKILKVVLPLLPVWTLLLMFAVIFQQPATFFTKQGVTMKRNIGNNFRIPPAALQSSITISIILLMPLYDTFFIPFVRVFTSNEKGITVMQRMGIGMFLSVIAMIIAAVTERKRLEISRNLVTSSETVPMSIFWLLPQYILLGISDIFTVVGMQEFFYSEVPINMRTLGIALYTSVFGCGSFFSSFLISVIEKLTSTRGAKQNWFADDMRKARFDNYYWFLALSSAASFLLFMVFCRFYRSRTIVD; from the exons ATGGCTGGCGGACAAAGTCGAACAAGTCTCAACAAACCATGTATTCTCCTCATAG TGATAGCGGGAATGGAGAGGTTTGCATTCAAAGGGGTGGCGTCAAACTTAGTGACATATCTAACAGATGTGGCCAAAATGAGCAATTCAGCGGCGGCAAAGAAGGTTAACAATTGGTGTGGTATTACGTCTATGCTCCCACTCCTTGTTGCTCCATTAGCTGATTCTTATTTGGACCGTTACACCACTGTACtggcttcttcctctctctatgTTGCC GGTCTTTTAGCTTTGACATCATTGGCATTACAATGGCCATGGACTAATTCCGCTGACAAATCTGGCTTCACTTCATCCTTTTCTTGGTCTCTGAATTTAATTTCACTCGGCCAAGCCGGCTACAACCCCTCTTTGCAAGCTTTTGGAGCAGACCAATTTGACGATGATGAAGAATTGCCGAGTAGTAAAAATGATCAAAGCTCCAAGAAGAAAAGTTCCTTCTTCCAATGGTGGTATTTTGGTATATGTTGTGGAAGCTTGCTAGGAGTGTCTATTATGTCATATATACAGGACACATTAGGATGGGGCTTAGGTTTCGCCATTCCTTCAATTGCTATGGCTATATCAGTTATAGTCTTCAGATTTGGGAACCGATTTTATACACACAAGGATGGAGAAATTATTCATATTAAGTCATTGGGAGATCATATAGTTAAAGCTATTAAAGCAGCTACCTCAAGATTGACCTGTGGTGAGATTGCTGTTCCaacatatactaacaagtcaaatgtCAGTGAGATCGA ACTTGAAGATAGACCACTCTGCCAACAAGATTCAGGGAGCAAAGATGGCGCAGACAAAAAATCGGAGAATGGgatcaattttgttaaaattctAAAAGTAGTACTGCCTCTACTACCAGTGTGGACTCTGCTTCTGATGTTTGCAGTAATTTTTCAACAGCCTGCAACGTTCTTTACTAAGCAAGGTGTGACAATGAAGAGAAACATAGGAAACAATTTCCGAATTCCACCAGCTGCGCTTCAGAGTTCAATTACCATATCTATAATTCTGCTCATGCCACTGTACGACACGTTCTTCATCCCCTTCGTTCGCGTTTTCACAAGTAACGAGAAGGGTATCACTGTGATGCAGAGAATGGGAATAGGTATGTTCCTTTCAGTAATAGCAATGATAATTGCAGCTGTTACTGAAAGAAAAAGACTCGAGATCAGCAGAAATTTGGTAACTTCTTCAGAAACTGTGCCAATGAGCATATTTTGGTTGCTCCCTCAATACATTCTCCTGGGAATTTCAGATATATTCACAGTTGTTGGAATGCAAGAGTTCTTTTATTCTGAAGTTCCTATAAATATGAGAACATTAGGCATTGCCCTTTATACTAGTGTTTTTGGGTGTGGTAGTTTCTTCAGCTCATTCCTTATATCCGTGATCGAAAAATTGACAAGTACAAGAGGAGCAAAGCAGAATTGGTTCGCTGATGACATGAGAAAAGCCCGTTTCGACAACTATTATTGGTTTCTGGCTTTGTCAAGTGCAGCAAGTTTTCTATTATTCATGGTTTTCTGTCGATTTTACAGAAGCAGGACTATAGTTGATTAG